One Natrinema marinum genomic window carries:
- a CDS encoding UPF0058 family protein has protein sequence MHKDELLELHEELVVIMEYFSEREEVDETLFDPYRQLDVDPSHVHKSKSEHKHAVFVLGNALASAMSEDEFSSAGRIGKRMKELAEDAESKI, from the coding sequence ATGCATAAGGACGAACTCCTCGAGCTCCACGAAGAACTCGTCGTCATCATGGAGTACTTCTCGGAGCGCGAGGAGGTCGACGAAACGCTGTTCGATCCCTACCGCCAGCTCGACGTCGACCCCTCGCACGTCCACAAGTCGAAGAGCGAACACAAACATGCGGTCTTCGTCCTCGGCAACGCGCTGGCGAGCGCGATGAGCGAAGACGAGTTCTCGAGCGCCGGTCGGATCGGCAAGCGCATGAAGGAACTCGCCGAGGATGCGGAATCGAAGATATAG
- a CDS encoding DUF7527 domain-containing protein has product MDPRTQERVEEWDARPFNGGFDGLSDLAAADFSGAVSAAGTWLFMLNGRIVGVFDGDIEDFETASGTQYEAPHPSLPLLCTMEERGGETRANYYTNETPLREVDNTLQSGSFTGYVELSENVLSGDYYAVYYGGRRMAAAYIGNAERLLTGDEAFDRAADEVGIYEVVDVEIDVTDVPGTGGVDAASSSDTGRTTTEDADAGASGTSTVEDAEPTTDPTTSAIDPIDVSSTEPTATDDAAADPIEDVTADAESSLTGEIDLTGDPSGITATDETEVESEPMSAGITEAEPSADPGPASDSTTSDEGSESAEENSGEALEGASETESPSSTGVETEFSEVDAATDAPAGDASAIDSAVADGEPDDEEPERPTDPDLAEVEAAAEELDRNISWVEEDDDSDAAETTLQDTASEPTAGSTAETDPDEDDLEEQFEREEQWRETRRIPSIDPDSSESQSDSSGESTRSSATRSSTATSAGTAGGGASTGTGSDASSTASSGGHSGQSQPQSRQRETTDSRSETAGQGSQERTAALTEKVETLQEQRDALVAKAEELEGERDRLRSENEDLSATVDRLQNRIESLETELEQARAQEAGAGAAAADATAGRGTRLSPQQALSGTNLFVRYASKSQPTLETAHDGAADRSEVASNLRLEHHTQFDSADAVVDGEPYDDFLASTMEYRFVDWLTEMVLYEIRDTGNADGLGDLYDAIPRIDRAELGATISLEDDDTEDVPDQVTFDIVAFDKMGNPLVLATLNDSREPASKALLEELEEAASAVKANYPSLAGAIAVTSSYFEPGALEVAEQATSGGLLSRGSKLSYVNLSRKEGYHLCLVESRSEGFHMNVPEL; this is encoded by the coding sequence ATGGACCCGCGCACGCAAGAGCGCGTCGAGGAGTGGGACGCCCGCCCGTTCAACGGCGGTTTCGATGGCCTCTCCGATCTCGCTGCTGCTGATTTCTCGGGTGCCGTCTCCGCGGCCGGTACGTGGCTCTTCATGCTCAACGGCCGGATCGTCGGCGTCTTCGACGGCGACATAGAGGACTTCGAGACGGCCTCGGGAACGCAGTACGAGGCACCCCACCCGTCGCTGCCGTTGCTCTGTACGATGGAGGAACGCGGCGGCGAGACACGGGCGAACTATTATACCAACGAGACGCCGCTCCGAGAGGTCGACAACACCCTCCAGAGCGGGTCGTTCACCGGCTACGTCGAACTGAGCGAGAACGTTCTCAGTGGCGACTACTACGCCGTCTACTACGGCGGTCGTCGGATGGCAGCCGCCTACATCGGTAACGCCGAACGCCTGCTCACCGGCGACGAGGCGTTCGATCGGGCGGCCGACGAGGTCGGGATCTACGAGGTCGTCGACGTCGAGATCGATGTCACCGACGTACCGGGGACGGGCGGTGTCGACGCCGCCTCGTCGTCGGACACCGGTCGGACGACGACCGAGGACGCTGATGCCGGCGCTAGCGGAACGTCCACAGTCGAGGACGCCGAGCCGACGACCGATCCGACGACCTCGGCGATCGATCCGATCGACGTCTCGAGTACGGAGCCGACCGCGACCGACGACGCGGCCGCCGACCCGATCGAGGACGTGACCGCCGACGCTGAGTCGTCGTTGACGGGCGAGATCGACCTCACGGGCGATCCGTCTGGAATCACCGCGACCGACGAGACCGAGGTCGAATCGGAGCCGATGTCGGCCGGCATCACCGAGGCCGAACCGTCCGCCGATCCCGGCCCAGCGTCCGACTCGACAACGTCGGACGAGGGCTCCGAATCGGCGGAGGAGAACAGCGGCGAGGCACTCGAGGGGGCGAGCGAGACGGAGTCCCCGTCGTCGACCGGCGTCGAAACCGAGTTCTCGGAGGTCGACGCCGCGACGGACGCCCCCGCTGGCGACGCGTCGGCGATCGATTCCGCGGTGGCCGATGGCGAACCCGACGACGAAGAACCCGAGCGGCCGACGGATCCGGATCTCGCGGAGGTCGAGGCGGCGGCCGAGGAACTGGACCGGAACATCTCCTGGGTCGAGGAAGACGACGACTCGGACGCGGCCGAGACGACGCTCCAGGACACCGCCAGCGAGCCGACCGCCGGATCGACGGCCGAAACTGACCCCGACGAGGACGATCTCGAGGAGCAGTTCGAACGCGAAGAGCAGTGGCGCGAGACGCGGCGTATCCCGTCGATCGATCCGGACAGCAGCGAGTCACAGTCGGACTCGAGCGGTGAGAGCACGCGCTCGAGCGCGACGCGGTCGTCGACGGCGACGAGCGCCGGCACGGCCGGCGGCGGGGCGTCGACCGGCACTGGGTCGGACGCGTCCTCGACGGCGTCGTCCGGCGGTCACAGCGGGCAGTCACAGCCCCAGAGCCGCCAGCGCGAGACGACCGACTCCCGGTCGGAAACGGCCGGACAGGGGAGTCAAGAACGGACCGCAGCGCTCACCGAGAAGGTCGAGACCCTACAGGAGCAACGCGACGCGCTGGTCGCGAAAGCCGAAGAACTCGAGGGCGAGCGCGACCGACTGCGCTCCGAAAACGAGGATCTCTCCGCGACGGTCGACCGGCTCCAGAACCGGATCGAAAGCCTCGAGACGGAACTGGAACAGGCTCGCGCACAGGAAGCGGGTGCCGGCGCCGCGGCTGCCGACGCGACCGCGGGACGGGGTACGCGACTCTCGCCCCAGCAGGCCCTCTCGGGGACGAATCTCTTCGTCCGCTACGCGTCGAAGAGCCAGCCGACCCTCGAGACCGCCCACGACGGCGCCGCCGACCGCAGCGAGGTCGCCTCGAACCTGCGTCTGGAACATCACACGCAGTTCGACTCGGCCGACGCCGTCGTCGACGGCGAGCCGTACGACGACTTCCTCGCCTCGACGATGGAGTACCGATTCGTCGACTGGCTCACCGAGATGGTCCTCTACGAGATCCGCGATACCGGCAACGCCGACGGGCTTGGCGACCTCTACGACGCGATCCCGCGGATCGACCGGGCCGAGCTCGGCGCGACCATCTCGTTGGAAGACGACGACACCGAGGACGTGCCCGATCAGGTCACCTTCGACATCGTCGCCTTCGACAAGATGGGGAACCCGCTCGTGCTGGCCACGCTCAACGATTCGCGCGAGCCGGCGTCGAAGGCCTTACTCGAGGAACTCGAGGAGGCTGCCTCCGCGGTGAAGGCCAACTACCCGTCGCTCGCTGGGGCCATCGCCGTCACCTCGAGTTACTTCGAACCCGGCGCGCTCGAGGTGGCCGAACAGGCCACCAGCGGCGGCTTGCTCAGTCGTGGCTCGAAGCTGAGCTACGTGAACCTCTCGCGTAAAGAGGGGTATCACCTCTGTCTGGTCGAATCGCGCTCTGAAGGCTTCCATATGAACGTTCCCGAGCTGTAG
- a CDS encoding adenylosuccinate synthase, which produces MTVTIVGSQLGDEGKGGVVDLYGDAADVVARYQGGDNAGHTVVHDGTKYKLSLVPSGAVRGKVGVLGNGCVVNLRTLFDELNTLREKGLDPDVRVAERAHAILPFHRVLDGIEEDVKSESDQEVGTTGRGIGPTYEDKAGRRGVRIGDLLDPDVLRDRLEYVVPQKRALVEEVYGIDVDDLDDPDAFDVEALFEEFREFGERLEAENMTVNAGSFLSKAIDDGQNVMFEGAQGTLIDIDHGNYPYVTSSNPTAGGAATGTGLSPGVVGDGEIIGIVKAYLTRVGSGPLPTELGGVAGDTPGYDEETEGRNEELATYIRDEGGEYGTVTGRPRRVGWLDLPMLRHASRANGFTGLAVNHIDVLAGLDEVKVGHAYELDGEEVRTIPSTTEEWGRCEAKFKAFDGWPEVDWSEVAEEGYEAIPENARTYLEYVSDELDAPIYAVGVGPGRGETVVVENPYE; this is translated from the coding sequence ATGACCGTCACTATCGTCGGGTCGCAACTCGGCGACGAAGGCAAAGGTGGGGTCGTCGACCTGTACGGCGACGCTGCCGATGTCGTCGCCCGCTATCAGGGCGGCGACAACGCTGGCCACACCGTCGTTCACGACGGTACGAAGTACAAGCTGTCGCTCGTGCCGTCCGGCGCCGTCCGGGGCAAGGTGGGTGTCCTCGGCAACGGCTGCGTCGTCAACCTGCGGACGCTGTTCGACGAACTGAACACGCTCCGAGAGAAGGGACTCGATCCGGACGTCCGGGTCGCGGAGCGCGCCCACGCCATTCTGCCGTTCCACCGCGTCCTGGACGGCATCGAGGAGGACGTGAAGAGCGAATCCGACCAGGAGGTCGGGACCACTGGTCGCGGCATCGGACCGACCTACGAGGACAAGGCCGGACGCCGCGGCGTTCGGATCGGGGACCTGCTTGATCCCGACGTCCTCCGCGACCGCCTCGAGTACGTCGTCCCGCAAAAACGCGCGCTCGTTGAGGAGGTGTACGGCATCGACGTCGACGATCTCGACGATCCCGACGCGTTTGACGTGGAAGCGCTCTTCGAGGAGTTCCGCGAGTTCGGCGAGCGCCTCGAAGCAGAGAACATGACCGTCAACGCCGGTTCATTCCTCTCCAAGGCCATCGACGACGGACAGAACGTCATGTTCGAGGGCGCACAGGGGACCCTCATCGACATCGATCACGGCAACTACCCGTACGTCACGTCGTCAAACCCGACGGCGGGCGGCGCCGCGACGGGGACGGGACTCAGTCCCGGCGTCGTCGGCGACGGGGAGATCATCGGGATCGTCAAGGCCTACCTCACGCGGGTCGGAAGCGGTCCGCTACCAACCGAACTCGGCGGCGTCGCCGGCGACACCCCCGGCTACGACGAGGAGACCGAGGGGCGGAACGAGGAACTCGCCACGTACATCCGCGACGAGGGTGGGGAGTACGGGACCGTCACCGGTCGTCCCCGCCGCGTCGGCTGGCTCGACCTCCCGATGCTTCGCCACGCCTCTCGCGCGAACGGCTTCACTGGCCTCGCAGTCAATCACATCGACGTGCTCGCGGGGCTCGACGAGGTGAAGGTTGGCCACGCCTACGAACTTGACGGCGAGGAAGTCCGAACGATCCCCTCGACGACCGAGGAGTGGGGCCGGTGCGAGGCCAAGTTCAAGGCCTTCGACGGCTGGCCCGAAGTCGACTGGAGCGAGGTCGCCGAGGAGGGCTACGAGGCGATCCCCGAGAACGCGCGGACCTACCTCGAGTACGTCAGCGACGAACTCGACGCGCCGATCTACGCAGTCGGCGTCGGCCCCGGACGGGGCGAGACCGTCGTGGTCGAGAACCCCTACGAATAG
- a CDS encoding DUF998 domain-containing protein codes for MTDRKRIATYCGATGAILSLGAILLATLLAPPETFTWSDRALSDMGRYGAPTFPIFNGGLILGGLVGLPFAWRLWVESRNALERLGIVLLAVAVVGQIGVGIFFLEHTAVYLETSLHGLAALAVFGVAPLASWVYGTGAALAGDGRLAIVSFWCGNVHPVAWLVWVLSLGGRVDTGTWFAVPEFVAALAFGSWVLVLAVVVYRRTDEDPDGPSR; via the coding sequence ATGACCGATCGGAAACGGATCGCGACGTACTGCGGCGCTACCGGAGCGATCCTCTCGCTCGGGGCGATCCTCCTCGCGACCCTCCTGGCGCCGCCGGAGACGTTCACCTGGTCCGACCGGGCGCTCTCGGACATGGGCCGGTACGGTGCCCCGACGTTTCCGATATTCAACGGCGGCCTGATTCTGGGTGGGCTCGTCGGACTTCCCTTCGCCTGGCGGCTATGGGTCGAGAGTCGGAACGCTCTCGAGCGCCTCGGCATCGTCCTGCTCGCGGTCGCCGTCGTCGGACAGATCGGCGTCGGAATCTTCTTTCTCGAGCACACAGCCGTCTACCTCGAGACGAGTCTCCACGGGCTCGCGGCGCTGGCCGTGTTCGGCGTCGCGCCGTTGGCGAGCTGGGTCTACGGGACCGGAGCGGCGCTGGCTGGCGATGGCCGGCTCGCGATCGTGTCGTTCTGGTGTGGCAACGTCCATCCGGTGGCCTGGCTGGTCTGGGTCCTCTCGCTCGGCGGGCGCGTCGACACCGGGACGTGGTTTGCCGTCCCCGAGTTCGTCGCCGCCCTCGCCTTCGGCAGCTGGGTCCTCGTGCTTGCGGTCGTCGTCTACCGCCGGACCGACGAAGATCCGGACGGTCCGAGTCGCTGA